From the genome of Malus domestica chromosome 04, GDT2T_hap1, one region includes:
- the LOC103433415 gene encoding E3 ubiquitin-protein ligase PRT6, with product MEADLPPEYAHIKHRDRIVRRLAQLGVPNEFLGEYQSGLVAFIKNNKQRIPELVSAILPADDEVALSEAKPGTKKQGVSMKSRFHESMLWLQWLMFEGEPMSALKSLSKMSVGQRGICGAVWGHNDIAYRCRTCANDPTCAICFPCFQNGNHKDHDYSIIYTGGGCCDCGDVTAWKREGFCSNHKGAEQIQPLPKEIANIVGPVLDCLFDIWKTKLVLGETIWRENARASDQVGERRKVENELTFFVVEMLLEFCKYSESLLSFVSKTVLASGDLLGILVRAERFLNDTVTKRLHELLLKLLGEPVFKYEFAKVFLSYYPAVVSEAEARKELSDLSVKKYPLLFAFSVQIFTVPTLTPRLVKEMNLLSMLMGCLEDIFSSCAGDDGRLQVTNLSNLYEITIRVIEDIRFVMSHATVPKYVTHDQQNISRTWMRLLAFVQGMNPQKRETGLHIEEENENMHLLFVLGHSITNIHSLLVDGAFSVAIDKMDEDSLFRTYKQDTDDRDSLRHSKVGRLSQESSACSAVGSSSFACESKVPEDKSDALSDLLIPPSVMWLTYECLRAIENWLGGDNTSRTLLDASSPSTSNLSPSNFSALKRTLSKIRKGKYIFGRLASSSEDHGKQCSSHLHSDCNMSVDTQKGKIAGQESNLMVTDNIDSVNACNPAGFDDSAMEVDGAMDLDALRVLSLSDWPDITYDVSSQDISVHIPLHRLLSLLLQKALRRCFGEVPDLASVTSANSSSAILTDFFGNILGGCHPYGFSAFVMEHPLRIRVFCAEVHAGMWRKNGDAALLSCEWYRSVRWSEQGLELDLFLLQCCAALAPADPYVNRIIERFGLSSYLSLNLEHSSEYETVLVQEMLTLIIQIVKERRFCGLTKAESLKRELVHKLAIADGTHSQLVKSLPRDLSKSDQLHGILESIAVYSNPSGFNQGTYSLQWTFWKELDLYYPRWNSRDLQAAEERYLRFRSVSALTTQLPRWTKIYSPFKGVARIATCKAVLKIIRAVLFYAVSSDKSSDSRAPDSVLLNALHLLSLALDICSQHKEAGDKSCYDGDAIPMLAFAGEEINEGRYFGAGQQSLLSLLVILMRMYKKQNVNNCLEAGSCDLSSLIGSLLKKFVEIDSGCLTILQQLAPEVVGLVSQSSPNVDAKTSGSISDSEKRKAKARERQAAILEKMRAEQSKFMASVKSTVDKGSKSEQEVCELNVEDDLEESEQVVCSLCHDPSSRNPISYLVLLQKSRLLSFIERGPLSWEQPRWIDKEHISITTNEVNDQSGLSTLSSGSGPQLVPSDPCRHLVQNAVTEFACHGQPRDVDALIDFLKGRFHELRNIQVQRESNDEREKTLHTFETMEDDMYICIQKEMHDKMLHSNPLEDKGFSTPEGDQEETKHAEFMLLGKYIASLSRETTENPSSSESAPNERVTVDSSRLSAHDGFGPTDCDGIYLSSCGHAVHQGCLDRYLSSLKERYLRRIVFEGGHIADPDKGEFLCPVCRRLANSVLPALPEFLQVTKEPPYSGVSSSHATGQLVKSGDEINSLQLQQGLALLQSAAEASGKVGSLKGFPLRRCGRMTSDLEPIFQSLCKMYFLTKQDKLSGSARVNHPMLMWDTIKYSLLSTEIAARSGGKYATLSCGLSTLYKELESSRFILSLLLKIVQSRRKNSLHVLQRFIGIQSFTESILFGVSIDVGDETCGQGAMLRILEHVDLAVSYPDIQFWNRASDPVLARDPFSSLMWVLFCLPNQFLSCEDSLLSLVHLFYVVSVVQGIMTYCGENQCDISGLGIDDCLVTDISKLMEESGATQQYFVSNYIGSSCNIKNIVCSLSFPYLRRCALLLKLLNSCSRVPFHERFNVLDRSHAIGDMMDTTYGALVNLNDVQEIESMFKVPTLDVIFKDKVVRSIAQKWFHHFRKELEVLRFQGSMHCSPAVPFQLMRLPRVYQDLLQRYIKQRCPDCEIILDDPALCLLCGRLCSPSWKSCCKESGCQTHAVSCGSGTGVFLLIRRTTILLQRSARQAPWPSPYLDAFGEEDIEMQRGKPLYLNEERYAALTYLVASHGLDRSSKVLGQTTIGSFFMV from the exons ATGGAAGCCGATTTGCCTCCTGAATACGCCCACATCAAGCATCGTGATCGAATCGTGCGG AGGCTAGCTCAACTGGGAGTGCCAAACGAGTTTCTTGGTGAATACCAAAGTGGGTTAGTTGCTTTTATTAAGAATAACAAGCAACGGATACCAGAACTGGTTTCCGCTATACTACCTGCTGATGACGAAGTGGCTCTAAGTGAAGCAAAACCAGGGACTAAGAAACAAGGTGTAAGCATGAAAAGTCGATTCCACGAAAGCATGTTGTGGTTGCAGTGGTTAATGTTTGAGGGTGAACCTATGTCAGCCCTGAAGAGTCTCTCCAAAATGAGTGTTGGGCAGCGTGGTATTTGTGGAGCTGTTTGGGGACATAACGATATAGCTTACAGATGCCGAACATGTGCAAATGATCCAACATGTGCAATTTGTTTTCCTTGCTTTCAGAATGGGAACCACAAGGATCATGACTATTCAATTATTTATACTGGTGGCGGTTGTTGTGATTGTGGTGATGTTACAGCATGGAAGCGTGAAGGCTTTTGCTCAAATCATAAAGGTGCGGAACAGATACAACCTCTTCCAAAGGAGATTGCAAACATTGTAGGGCCTGTTCTTGATTGCCTCTTTGATATATGGAAAACCAAGCTGGTTCTTGGTGAAACTATCTGGCGGGAAAATGCTAGAGCAAGTGACCAAGTTGGAGAACGTAGAAAGGTTGAAAATGAGTTAACTTTTTTCGTGGTTGAGATGCTTCTAGAATTCTGTAAGTACAGTGAGAGTTTGCTAAGTTTTGTATCCAAGACGGTTTTAGCATCAGGGGATCTATTGGGGATTCTTGTGAGGGCAGAAAGGTTTTTGAATGACACTGTTACAAAAAGGCTGCATGAGTTGCTACTGAAACTGCTGGGAGAACCTGTTTTCAAATATGAGTTTGCCAAAGTATTTTTGAGTTATTACCCAGCTGTTGTAAGTGAAGCGGAAGCCAGAAAGGAATTAAGCGACCTTTCTGTGAAAAAGTATCCACTGCTCTTTGCATTCTCTGTTCAAATCTTCACGGTGCCAACTTTAACACCTCGTCTTGTGAAAGAAATGAACCTGCTGTCTATGCTGATGGGATGCTTGGAAGATATTTTCAGTTCCTGTGCTGGGGATGACGGTCGTTTACAG GTTACCAATTTGTCAAATTTGTATGAGATCACGATTCGTGTGATTGAAGATATTAGATTTGTTATGAGCCATGCTACAGTGCCCAAATATGTAACTCATGACCAGCAAAATATTTCAAGAACTTGGATGAGACTCTTGGCGTTCGTGCAAGGCATGAACCCTCAAAAAAGGGAAACAGGCCTGcacattgaagaagaaaatgagaatatGCATCTGCTGTTTGTTCTAGGTCATTCAATTACCAACATTCATTCTTTATTGGTGGATGGGGCATTTTCTGTAGCTATTGACAAGATGGATGAAGACTCTCTTTTCAGAACATATAAGCAGGATACGGATGACAGGGATAGCCTAAGACATTCAAAAGTAGGACGGCTGTCTCAGGAAAGTTCTGCATGTAGTGCAGTGGGGAGTAGTTCATTTGCGTGTGAGTCGAAGGTTCCTGAAGATAAATCAGATGCTCTTTCTGATTTGTTGATTCCACCATCTGTGATGTGGCTAACATATGAGTGCTTGAGGGCAATTGAGAATTGGCTGGGAGGTGATAATACCTCCAGGACTCTTCTTGATGCATCTTCTCCAAGTACTAGCAATTTATCTCCTAGCAATTTTTCAGCATTGAAGAGAACATTATCCAAGATCaggaaaggaaaatatatttttggtaGACTTGCCAGTTCTAGTGAAGATCATGGCAAGCAGTGTTCATCACATTTACATAGTGATTGCAATATGAGTGTTGACACCCAAAAAGGCAAAATTGCAGGGCAGGAGAGTAATTTGATGGTTACTGACAACATTGATTCAGTTAATGCCTGCAATCCTGCAGGATTTGATGATAGTGCTATGGAAGTAGATGGTGCCATGGACTTAGATGCTCTACGTGTATTGAGTTTGTCTGATTGGCCTGACATAACATATGATGTTAGTTCACAGGATATATCTGTTCACATTCCTTTACATCGCTTactttccttgcttttgcagaaaGCATTAAGAAGATGTTTTGGTGAAGTGCCAGATCTGGCTAGCGTTACTTCTGCAAATTCATCATCAGCTATTTTAACTGACTTCTTTGGAAATATTCTGGGAGgctgccacccatatggatttTCTGCCTTTGTTATGGAGCATCCCCTTCGGATCAGAGTATTTTGTGCGGAGGTTCATGCGGGAATGTGGCGGAAAAATGGGGATGCCGCCCTATTATCTTGTGAGTGGTATCGTTCAGTTCGCTG GTCTGAACAGGGTTTGGAGCTTGATCTGTTTCTGCTTCAATGCTGTGCTGCCTTGGCTCCAGCTGATCCTTATGTTAACAGAATTATTGAACGCTTTGGCCTGTCCAGTTACCTTTCTTTGAACCTTGAGCACTCTAGTGAATATGAGACTGTTCTAGTGCAAGAAATGCTCACTCTTATTATACAAATAGTCAAAGAAAGGCGATTTTGTGGTCTAACTAAAGCTGAAAGTTTGAAAAGAGAGTTGGTTCATAAATTAGCCATTGCAGATGGCACTCATAGTCAATTGGTTAAATCTCTTCCTCGTGATCTGTCCAAGTCTGATCAGCTACATGGAATTTTGGAATCCATTGCCGTGTACTCCAATCCCTCTGGCTTTAATCAGGGGACTTATTCACTACAATGGACATTTTGGAAAGAACTGGATTTGTACTACCCTCGTTGGAACTCGAGGGATCTGCAAGCTGCTGAAGAAAGATACTTGCGTTTTCGTAGTGTTTCTGCATTGACCACTCAGCTACCCAGATGGACTAAGATTTATTCTCCTTTCAAAGGGGTAGCTAGAATAGCTACATGTAAAGCAGTCCTTAAAATTATCCGTGCTGTGCTGTTTTATGCTGTTTCTTCTGAtaaatcaagtgattcacgaGCTCCTGATAGTGTTCTGTTAAATGCGTTGCACTTACTTTCGTTAGCATTAGACATTTGTTCTCAACATAAGGAAGCTGGTGATAAGTCTTGTTATGATGGAGATGCAATTCCCATGCTAGCTTTTGCTGGGGAAGAAATTAATGAAGGACGATACTTTGGTGCTGGTCAACAAAGCTTGCTGTCACTTCTTGTTATCTTGATGAGGATGTATAAGAAACAGAATGTCAACAATTGTTTGGAAGCTGGAAGTTGCGACCTGTCTTCTTTAATTGGAAGTTTATTAAAGAAGTTTGTAGAGATTGATTCCGGATGTTTGACCATATTACAACAACTTGCACCTGAAGTGGTTGGTCTTGTGTCGCAATCTTCTCCAAATGTTGACGCTAAGACCTCAGGTTCAATTTCTGACTCTGAGAAGCGCAAGGCAAAAGCCAGAGAGAGACAGGCTGCCATATTGGAAAAAATGAGAGCCGAACAATCCAAGTTTATGGCCAGTGTTAAATCCACTGTGGACAAGGGTTCAAAATCGGAGCAAGAGGTTTGTGAACTTAATGTTGAAGATGATTTGGAAGAGTCTGAACAAGTTGTTTGCTCTCTTTGTCATGATCCCAGTTCCAGAAATCCAATATCCTACTTGGTTTTACTTCAGAAATCTAGACTTTTGAGTTTCATAGAAAGAGGTCCCCTGTCATGGGAGCAACCACGTTGGATAGACAAGGAGCACATCTCTATTACCACAAACGAGGTGAATGATCAATCCGGATTAAGCACTTTATCAAGTGGTTCAGGACCACAACTGGTGCCATCTGATCCTTGTAGACATTTGGTTCAGAATGCAGTCACCGAATTTGCCTGTCATGGACAACCTAGGGATGTTGACGCTCTTATAGATTTTCTCAAGGGCCGGTTCCATGAGTTAAGGAATATCCAAGTGCAACGTGAATCAAATGATGAAAGGGAAAAGACTTTACATACATTTGAGACAATGGAAGATGATATGTACATCTGCATCCAAAAGGAAATGCATGATAAGATGCTTCATTCTAATCCTTTAGAGGATAAAGGATTTTCAACTCCTGAAGGGGATCAAGAAGAAACTAAGCATGCTGAATTTATGTTACTTGGAAAATATATAGCTTCTCTTTCTAGAGAGACAACAGAGAATCCTTCATCTTCCGAAAGTGCTCCTAATGAAAGGGTGACAGTAGATTCTTCTCGTCTTTCAGCACATGACGGATTTGGCCCAACAGATTGTGATGGAATTTATCTTTCTTCCTGTGGACATGCTGTACATCAGGGATGCCTTGATCGTTATTTATCTTCGTTGAAGGAAAG GTATCTCAGAAGAATTGTTTTTGAAGGGGGACATATTGCAGATCCCGACAAG GGGGAGTTTCTCTGTCCTGTATGCCGTCGACTTGCAAATTCTGTCTTGCCCGCATTGCCAGAGTTTCTCCAAGTCACTAAGGAGCCTCCGTATTCAGGTGTTAGTTCATCGCATGCTACTGGTCAATTGGTCAAATCAGGTGACGAAATTAATTCTCTTCAGCTTCAACAAGGGTTGGCTCTCTTGCAATCTGCAGCAGAGGCATCTGGGAAGGTTGGAAGTCTTAAAGGTTTCCCCCTTCGGAGATGTGGAAGAATGACCTCAGACCTTGAACCAATTTTTCAATCGCTCTGTAAGATGTATTTTCTGACTAAACAGGATAAGTTATCAGGATCTGCCAGGGTCAACCACCCAATGCTTATGTGGGACACAATTAAGTACTCTCTACTATCAACAGAAATTGCTGCTCGTTCTGGTGGGAAATATGCAACTCTAAGCTGTGGCCTTAGTACACTGTATAAGGAACTTGAATCAAGTAgatttattttgtccttgttGCTGAAAATAGTCCAAAGCAGAAGAAAGAATTCTCTTCATGTCCTTCAGAGATTTATAGGAATTCAAAGCTTTACAGAATCTATTCTATTTGGAGTTTCCATAGACGTTGGCGATGAAACATGTGGACAAG GTGCCATGCTGCGTATCTTGGAACATGTTGATCTAGCGGTATCATATCCTGATATTCAGTTCTGGAATCGAGCTTCTGATCCTGTCCTTGCTCGTGATCCTTTTTCATCATTGATGTGGGTTCTTTTTTGTCTTCCAAACCAATTTTTATCATGTGAAGATTCATTGTTATCCCTAGTGCACTTATTTTATGTTGTCTCTGTAGTTCAG GGCATAATGACATATTGTGGGGAAAATCAATGTGACATTAGTGGATTAGGTATTGATGATTGCCTGGTTACTGACATCTCTAAACTTATGGAAGAATCTGGAGCCACCCAGCAATATTTCGTTTCAAACTATATTGGCTCTTCTTGTAATATTAAGAACATAGTTTGCAGCCTGAGTTTCCCGTATTTGCGGAGGTGCGCATTGCTGTTGAAGCTGCTGAACTCTTGTTCCCGAGTACCATTCCATGAAAGGTTTAATGTCTTGGATAGATCTCATGCCATTGGTGACATGATGGACACCACTTATGGGGCACTAGTGAATCTAAATGATGTTCAAGAAATTGAAAGCATGTTCAAGGTTCCTACACTGGATGTTATCTTTAAGGATAAAGTGGTACGTTCAATAGCTCAGAAATGGTTCCATCATTTTCGGAAGGAGTTGGAGGTCCTAAGATTTCAAGGAAGCATGCACTGTAGCCCTGCAGTTCCCTTCCAATTGATGCGTCTGCCCCGAGTTTACCAAGACTTATTGCAGAG ATATATAAAACAGCGTTGTCCTGATTGCGAGATTATTCTTGATGACCCTGCATTGTGCTTGCTTTGTGGGAGATTATGCTCTCCAAGCTGGAAGTCATGTTGCAA GGAAAGTGGATGCCAAACTCATGCAGTGTCCTGTGGTTCTGGTACTGGGGTATTTCTGTTGATCAGG AGGACAACAATTCTGCTGCAAAGATCTGCACGGCAAGCTCCCTGGCCATCACCCTACTTGGATGCTTTTGGAGAAGAG GATATTGAAATGCAGAGAGGAAAGCCGCTGTACTTGAACGAGGAACGTTATGCAGCTTTAACTTACTTG GTTGCTTCTCATGGCCTTGATCGAAGCTCCAAGGTTCTTGGACAAACTACTATTGGTTCTTTCTTCATGGTTTAG